GAACCAGCCTTACAAGGCCGGCTGGAGCGAGGGCGGCGAGCTCTATTTGGAGGCGCACCCGCCGCTCGCCGAGGAGGTCGAGGCGGGCCGCTGGACGTTGACCGAGCTCACGCGCGAGTTCGTCGCGGCCACCGAAGAGCGCGCCGCGCGCGTCGATTGGGGCCTGGCCGAGAGCGTCATGCGGGACGCGCTCGGCATGCCTTTCGCGGTGTCGCTCGCGGAGCTCGACGGAAGCGGCGCGCTCGCGACGACCGCGTCCGATGACGCGGCCGAGAACGAGTCGGGCCTCGCGAGCAAGCCGGCGAGCGCGCCGGCGGTCGACGCGGCCGTTCCGGCGGCGGAGGCTGTCCTTCCGGCTGCGGAGGCGGCGCTTCCCGCAGCGGACCCGGCCCTTCCCGACGCTGCCGGCTACTGATTCGCTTTCTCTACGCGGTGCCGCCGCCCGAACGGCGCCGGCTCGAACCTCCACCTGCGGCCGTTCGGCCTACGCGCGATCCGACGATGCACCGCACGGGCTCGTTCGGGCGCCGGCTTCGAAGAGCTTTCAGCGAGAAAAAAAAGAGCCGCCAAATGGGCCTTGGCGGCTCTTCTCGAAGACGGGAGGCGGTATCGGGAGTACGTCGCCTTGAAGGCTTTATTCGAGTTGTTCGTTCGCCTGACTACTTGGCCTGCGACTGCTCGAACATCCTGTCGATGCGCTGGCTGTTCGCGTCGCAGCAGGCCTGTGCGGCTTGAGCGGCCTGAAGCGCCTGATTCGCGGTGCTCTGCGCACCGGAAGCAGCCTGACGGGCTTCGTTTGCTGCACGCTGCGCTTGGTCGGCGGCGTTTTGAGCAGCTTCAGCCGCGGCACGGACCTCTTCGAGTTGCTCGGCGGTCACCGAGGCGCAGCCGGTGGCGATTGCCGCTCCGACGATCAGTGCTGCTGCTCGCAGTGCGCCCGTTAACTTCATCGTCATTGAGTATCCCCTGGGTTGGTGGTGGAAAAACACGCGTGATTATTGACTAAAGCGAACGCTACTGCAATTGCGGTTATAAGGGCGTCTCCATAAGCAGACAATTGACTCAACAGAAGTTTTCACCCATCGAAGGGCCGGAGGAGGGGACGTCCGGGGCGTGCCGATGCGCAATTCATCCGCAGGAATTGCGTGGAGGTTGCGATCGAAGGGCGGATCGTTACCCCGCTCACGGAGGCTCGAGTCTTCGAGCTGATCGATCGTCTTGTTCGATGGGGCCGGCGTCGCAGACCGTCATCGAGCGGCTGCATCGACGAGCTGCAGATCGTTGTCAGCAGCTGCAATCGTCTCGAGCATCTGCAGGTCGACTGAGCTTCGACCGGCACGCAGCACCTTCCTCCCTTTCCTGCCGGTGGCATCGGCGGCTGCCGTGCCGCATCGGAGCGTGTCGGGGCGCATGCGGATACGGCCGTTTTCCCCTTGACCGCGCCCTCGACCTGTACATATCATCAGGGTAGGTACCTATACAGGTCAGGGCAGGTCCAGCGATGCGCGAGCTCACCCCACGGCAAAGGCAAATCCTCAACCTGATTCAAAAGGCGATCAGCACTACCGGCATGCCGCCCACGCGGGCGGAGATCGCGCGGCGCTTGAAGTTCCGTTCCGTGAATGCCGCCGAGGAGCATCTTCGGGCACTGGAGCGCAAGG
This genomic window from Gammaproteobacteria bacterium contains:
- a CDS encoding Lpp/OprI family alanine-zipper lipoprotein — encoded protein: MTMKLTGALRAAALIVGAAIATGCASVTAEQLEEVRAAAEAAQNAADQAQRAANEARQAASGAQSTANQALQAAQAAQACCDANSQRIDRMFEQSQAK